A single genomic interval of Patescibacteria group bacterium harbors:
- a CDS encoding potassium channel family protein produces MNKDLIHLPKKNTVFRQITDEQLGNPAMDFHSAMHFIEGREEDERFAEARHAIQKKLAETEDSEQQGICNYYLLRLMLREHLLFESKDARDVYKRMRENFQVAERDYRKTFFRMKRGEQKINLRSQIESFYRLVDSYFIVLEKIYQKKGFLDSSERAYEDKMNFRKSLAFFSGRHFAHFGHVFLDKTSRYGHSLGRWGVTVGFFILFFGGIYALLDYFSATSMFAHYAARSGFFDYVYFSITTFTTLGYGDIVPVTIFEKMVVGCEVLLGFVMLGVLINLIKRRFS; encoded by the coding sequence ATGAATAAAGACCTAATCCATTTACCAAAAAAAAACACCGTTTTCCGTCAAATTACAGACGAGCAGCTTGGCAATCCCGCGATGGATTTTCACAGTGCGATGCACTTCATCGAGGGGCGCGAAGAAGACGAGCGTTTTGCTGAGGCGCGCCACGCCATCCAAAAAAAACTCGCCGAGACGGAAGACAGCGAGCAGCAAGGAATCTGTAATTACTATCTTTTGCGTCTGATGCTGCGCGAACATCTCCTCTTCGAGAGCAAAGATGCACGCGATGTTTACAAAAGAATGCGTGAAAATTTTCAGGTGGCTGAGCGTGATTACCGGAAAACTTTTTTTCGCATGAAGCGTGGGGAACAAAAAATAAACCTCCGCTCCCAGATTGAGAGCTTCTACCGTTTGGTTGATAGTTATTTCATCGTGCTCGAAAAAATTTACCAAAAAAAAGGTTTTCTCGACTCTAGCGAGCGCGCCTACGAAGACAAAATGAATTTCCGCAAAAGTCTGGCTTTTTTCTCGGGACGGCACTTCGCGCACTTCGGTCATGTCTTCCTCGACAAAACTTCACGCTACGGACACTCGCTCGGTCGTTGGGGCGTCACAGTGGGCTTTTTCATTCTATTTTTCGGCGGAATTTACGCGCTGCTGGATTATTTTTCCGCGACCTCCATGTTTGCACATTACGCTGCTCGTAGCGGTTTTTTCGATTATGTTTATTTTTCGATTACGACTTTCACGACACTTGGTTACGGCGACATCGTACCGGTTACGATTTTCGAAAAGATGGTCGTTGGTTGCGAAGTCTTGCTCGGTTTCGTCATGCTCGGCGTCCTGATCAATTTAATCAAACGGCGCTTTAGCTAA
- the murG gene encoding undecaprenyldiphospho-muramoylpentapeptide beta-N-acetylglucosaminyltransferase: MKIVFTGGGTAGHVIPNLAIIAELRKISGHAQIFYIGSKNGVERELVEKIGVKFYSIETGKLRRYFDWQNAVDAVRVPIGVIQAIHRLVRIKPDVVFSKGGFVSVPVALAATILRIPLVIHESDLSPGLATRLTSRFAQKICLSFPITQPGKKIQITGNPIRSGGDAARGEKFLKFANQKPFALISGGSSGATFLNALLEKSLFALAHKVNIVWLTGRGKSPEIEAPENVRIFEYLDAEYLDVLAAADLVVSRAGANALFEIAAAGRPSVLIPLPAKSSRGDQAENAHFFMQNGAAMVLSQENANARDFTKLVIWLLADKIRLAKIGASAQKLAPIGAAERIAKIILDVANK; the protein is encoded by the coding sequence ATGAAAATTGTTTTCACGGGCGGTGGCACGGCTGGTCATGTCATCCCCAATCTCGCCATCATCGCCGAGCTGCGCAAAATCTCTGGTCACGCGCAAATTTTTTACATTGGTTCGAAGAATGGCGTCGAACGCGAACTGGTGGAAAAAATCGGAGTCAAATTTTATTCGATTGAGACCGGGAAATTACGACGCTATTTCGATTGGCAAAATGCCGTCGATGCTGTGCGCGTACCTATCGGCGTGATCCAGGCCATTCACCGCCTCGTGAGAATCAAACCGGATGTTGTCTTTTCGAAAGGCGGATTCGTGAGCGTACCGGTCGCCCTCGCCGCGACGATTTTGCGCATCCCACTCGTCATTCATGAATCCGACCTCTCGCCCGGACTCGCAACGCGCCTCACTTCTCGCTTCGCACAAAAAATCTGTCTGTCTTTCCCAATCACCCAGCCGGGCAAAAAAATCCAGATCACGGGCAATCCGATTCGGTCTGGCGGCGATGCCGCTCGCGGTGAAAAATTTCTAAAATTCGCAAATCAAAAACCCTTTGCCCTAATCTCCGGCGGATCGAGCGGAGCGACTTTTTTAAATGCACTACTCGAAAAAAGCCTATTCGCGCTCGCACACAAAGTAAATATTGTCTGGCTGACTGGGCGCGGCAAATCGCCGGAAATTGAAGCGCCTGAGAATGTTCGAATTTTTGAATACCTCGATGCGGAATATCTCGATGTGCTCGCAGCCGCCGATCTCGTCGTCTCCCGCGCCGGCGCGAACGCGCTTTTCGAAATCGCAGCTGCTGGTCGTCCGAGTGTCCTGATTCCGCTCCCTGCGAAATCCTCGCGTGGCGATCAAGCTGAAAACGCCCATTTCTTCATGCAAAATGGAGCAGCGATGGTCCTCTCGCAAGAAAATGCTAATGCGCGGGATTTTACGAAACTCGTCATCTGGCTGCTCGCCGACAAAATTCGTCTCGCGAAAATCGGCGCTTCTGCCCAAAAACTCGCCCCTATCGGTGCAGCTGAGCGAATCGCTAAAATCATCTTGGATGTCGCGAATAAATAA
- a CDS encoding O-antigen ligase family protein translates to MSRINNFLDWLAWWLSAVLLAVLPFHAFLFTWFKAFFWSDAWTIFVQSWKEILVGTLGTLALAKLISTRKFPRERSFWLGVIFVILASLYAIFGSGLLAQKLLGLRTATLFIVVFLAVQFFDFDAGKIAWLRRIVLTASGAVILFALAQKFLLPADFLKNFGYSENVSSWLPGGNLPMFHLVGESTTIRLQSTFAGPNQLAAFLLVILPLIGVQFSRAKNWKKYFCLAEFVAGILVLIFSFSRSAWLGAAAIFLIFAVTAWRQNLPEKLKYKLLWGGVISAVTLAVLIFSSGNFLAIVTREASTSEHFEKSLAAAELVAANPLGLGLGKTAGVAQRFEANPITPENTYLGITLELGWLGGILFLIFCGTLLFELRKKHSPLFYSLAGILVVALLLHPLEDAPTALTLFLLLGLDKH, encoded by the coding sequence ATGTCGCGAATAAATAATTTTCTCGATTGGCTGGCGTGGTGGCTCAGTGCAGTCTTGCTCGCCGTTTTACCTTTTCACGCCTTTCTCTTCACTTGGTTCAAGGCGTTTTTTTGGAGTGATGCTTGGACGATTTTCGTGCAATCCTGGAAGGAAATTCTGGTCGGGACGCTCGGGACACTCGCGCTGGCGAAATTGATTTCGACCAGGAAATTTCCGCGCGAACGCAGCTTTTGGCTTGGCGTAATTTTTGTAATTTTGGCGAGCTTGTACGCGATTTTTGGCAGCGGACTACTCGCGCAAAAGCTGCTCGGACTACGCACGGCGACACTTTTCATCGTCGTCTTTTTGGCTGTGCAATTCTTCGATTTCGACGCAGGGAAAATCGCGTGGCTCAGGCGAATTGTTTTGACCGCAAGCGGAGCAGTAATTCTTTTCGCACTCGCGCAGAAATTTTTGTTACCGGCGGATTTTTTGAAAAATTTTGGTTACTCGGAAAATGTTTCGAGCTGGCTGCCCGGCGGCAATTTGCCGATGTTTCACTTGGTCGGTGAATCGACGACGATTCGCCTGCAATCGACTTTCGCCGGGCCGAATCAGCTCGCCGCCTTTTTACTCGTAATCTTGCCACTCATCGGAGTGCAATTTTCCCGCGCGAAAAATTGGAAGAAATATTTTTGCTTGGCGGAATTCGTCGCCGGAATCCTGGTCTTGATTTTTTCGTTCTCGCGGTCGGCCTGGCTCGGCGCAGCGGCGATTTTCCTGATTTTCGCCGTCACGGCGTGGCGACAGAATCTACCGGAAAAGCTGAAATACAAGCTGCTCTGGGGCGGAGTCATCTCCGCCGTGACACTCGCAGTGCTGATTTTTTCGAGTGGAAATTTCTTGGCAATCGTCACGCGCGAAGCCTCGACGAGCGAACATTTCGAGAAAAGTCTCGCGGCGGCTGAACTCGTCGCCGCAAATCCGCTCGGACTCGGACTGGGCAAAACTGCCGGTGTCGCACAACGCTTCGAGGCAAATCCAATCACGCCGGAGAATACCTACCTCGGAATCACACTCGAGCTCGGCTGGCTCGGCGGAATTTTGTTTCTAATTTTTTGCGGCACACTTTTGTTTGAACTTAGAAAAAAGCACTCGCCGCTCTTTTATTCGCTCGCGGGAATTCTGGTCGTCGCGCTGCTGCTGCACCCACTCGAAGACGCACCGACTGCGCTAACGCTTTTTTTGCTATTAGGTCTAGATAAGCACTAA
- a CDS encoding pitrilysin family protein has protein sequence MKVTTLPNKLKIVTQNLPGTESITCLVLAGAGSRYETRERSGLSHFLEHMFFKGGEKFKNTKEVSEAIDSIGGEFNAFTGKEYAGYFVKVAAAHADIAFAVLSDMLVHAKFPAEEIEKERGVILEEYNMYLDTPMYQVGWNFERLLFGDQPMGWDQIGTRENIARFTRDDFVKYKNELYQPDNLVIAVAGKCEHAAVVAQVEKFFNFGEGKKASAWKPLEQFAPSMPVKIQDKKTEQGHLVLGVRGVAAEDPRHWTQRILAIILGGNMSSRMFLKVREEQGLCYYIRTSTDDYTDAGVVSTSAGVDLKRLPLAVAAIRAEYEKIVAEPVSEEELSRAKEFLKGKLTLRLEDSEEYAHLLGKQFLLYSQQDELAEIFAKIDAVSAADVQKLAAEIFVPGSLRLAAIGPFEGREEELAKLII, from the coding sequence ATGAAAGTTACCACTCTTCCCAATAAACTCAAAATCGTCACGCAAAATCTCCCAGGGACTGAATCGATCACCTGTCTGGTGCTCGCTGGTGCAGGCAGTCGCTACGAGACGCGCGAGCGCAGCGGGCTGTCGCATTTTCTCGAACACATGTTTTTCAAGGGCGGCGAGAAATTCAAAAATACGAAAGAAGTCAGCGAAGCGATTGACTCGATTGGCGGCGAATTCAACGCTTTCACCGGCAAAGAATACGCGGGCTACTTCGTGAAAGTCGCCGCCGCCCATGCCGACATCGCCTTCGCAGTCCTGAGCGATATGCTCGTGCATGCGAAATTTCCGGCGGAAGAAATCGAGAAAGAACGCGGAGTGATTTTGGAAGAATACAACATGTATCTCGACACGCCGATGTACCAAGTCGGTTGGAATTTCGAGCGACTACTTTTCGGCGACCAGCCGATGGGCTGGGATCAGATTGGCACGCGGGAAAATATCGCGCGTTTCACACGAGATGATTTCGTGAAATACAAAAACGAGCTTTATCAGCCCGACAATCTCGTCATCGCCGTCGCCGGAAAATGCGAACACGCCGCAGTCGTCGCGCAGGTCGAAAAATTCTTTAATTTTGGCGAGGGCAAAAAAGCGTCCGCATGGAAACCGCTAGAACAATTTGCGCCGAGCATGCCAGTCAAAATTCAGGATAAAAAAACCGAACAAGGTCACCTCGTCCTCGGCGTGCGCGGAGTAGCAGCGGAAGATCCCCGTCACTGGACGCAGCGCATTCTCGCGATTATCCTCGGCGGCAACATGAGTTCGCGCATGTTTTTGAAGGTGCGGGAAGAACAAGGTCTGTGTTATTACATTCGCACCTCGACTGACGATTATACCGATGCCGGCGTGGTCTCGACATCAGCGGGAGTCGATTTGAAAAGATTGCCACTCGCGGTCGCCGCGATTCGCGCTGAGTACGAAAAAATCGTAGCGGAGCCAGTGTCGGAGGAAGAGCTGAGTCGCGCGAAAGAATTTTTGAAAGGCAAATTAACTTTGCGCCTTGAAGACAGCGAAGAATATGCTCACCTGCTCGGCAAGCAATTTTTACTTTATTCTCAGCAAGACGAGCTCGCGGAAATCTTCGCGAAAATTGACGCCGTCTCAGCCGCAGATGTTCAGAAGCTCGCTGCGGAAATTTTCGTGCCAGGCAGCTTACGCCTCGCCGCCATCGGACCATTCGAGGGGCGCGAGGAAGAGTTGGCTAAACTGATTATTTAA
- the ilvB gene encoding biosynthetic-type acetolactate synthase large subunit, translated as MQKTGSEIVFESLIAEGVDTIFGYPGGQVLPLYHALTNYSKKIRHVLTRHEQGAAFAAEGYARASGKVGVCLATSGPGATNLITGIANAFLDSIPMVAITGQVPSDLVGSDAFQEADMTGITLPITKHNYLVTRAVDLAPTIREAFYLAKNSRPGPIHIDVTKDAQIGLADFDYQKTKINLPGYLPRGPAEAAQIQKAAELIRAARKPVVISGHGVLIAGASVEMQKFVAQLDAPVVATLLGISSIPFGYKNYLGMLGMHGSPEANFAISHADLIIAVGARFDDRITGKLSEFAAHAKVIHIDIDPAEIGKIIRPDAPVIADARDALVKLNQKIAPQKNAAWLAEIRAYAEKVEAQLLAIEQAKNPKRLRAVEVVHAINKVSPEAFIVSDVGQNQMWAAMHFQFKKPGRLLSSGGLGSMGYGLPAALGAAVAQPKIPVWCLTGDGGIQMNIQELTTLAQDKIPLKIAVFNNGFLGMVRQWQELFYNKNYSSTPLLNPDFVKLAEACGIKAFRVTKVSEALAITQKAAKTPGPVLVEYLIEPEENVFPMVAPGDALKNTRIK; from the coding sequence GTGCAAAAAACAGGCAGCGAAATCGTCTTCGAAAGTTTGATCGCCGAGGGTGTCGATACGATTTTCGGCTATCCCGGCGGACAGGTTTTGCCTTTGTATCATGCGCTCACCAATTACTCCAAAAAAATTCGGCATGTGCTGACGCGCCACGAGCAGGGTGCGGCGTTCGCGGCGGAGGGTTACGCGCGCGCGAGCGGCAAGGTCGGTGTCTGTCTCGCGACTTCCGGTCCGGGCGCGACGAATCTCATCACCGGCATCGCGAATGCTTTTCTCGATTCGATTCCGATGGTTGCCATCACGGGGCAGGTGCCGAGTGATTTAGTCGGCTCGGACGCATTTCAAGAAGCCGACATGACCGGGATTACTTTGCCGATTACGAAACACAATTACCTCGTGACGCGGGCGGTGGATCTCGCGCCGACGATTCGCGAAGCGTTTTACCTGGCGAAAAACAGTCGCCCGGGACCGATTCACATCGATGTGACGAAGGACGCGCAGATTGGACTCGCGGATTTCGATTACCAAAAAACGAAAATTAATTTGCCGGGTTATTTGCCGCGGGGACCGGCGGAAGCCGCGCAAATCCAAAAAGCCGCTGAGCTGATCCGCGCGGCGCGTAAGCCCGTTGTGATTTCCGGGCATGGCGTCTTGATTGCGGGCGCGTCTGTCGAGATGCAGAAATTCGTCGCGCAGCTCGATGCGCCGGTGGTCGCGACTTTGCTCGGTATTTCTTCGATTCCATTTGGTTACAAAAATTATCTCGGCATGCTCGGGATGCACGGTTCGCCCGAGGCGAATTTCGCGATTTCGCACGCGGACTTAATTATCGCGGTCGGCGCGCGTTTCGATGATCGCATCACAGGTAAATTAAGTGAATTCGCGGCGCACGCCAAAGTCATTCACATCGACATCGATCCGGCGGAAATCGGCAAAATCATTCGCCCAGACGCGCCGGTCATCGCCGACGCGCGCGATGCGCTCGTGAAATTGAACCAAAAAATCGCGCCGCAAAAAAATGCTGCGTGGCTCGCCGAGATTCGCGCTTACGCGGAAAAGGTCGAAGCGCAGTTGCTCGCGATTGAGCAAGCGAAGAATCCGAAACGCTTGCGCGCCGTCGAAGTTGTCCACGCAATCAATAAAGTTTCGCCCGAGGCTTTCATCGTCTCGGATGTCGGACAAAATCAAATGTGGGCAGCGATGCATTTCCAATTCAAGAAACCGGGACGGCTGCTCTCATCCGGTGGACTCGGTTCGATGGGTTACGGCTTGCCGGCGGCGCTCGGCGCGGCGGTCGCGCAGCCCAAGATTCCCGTCTGGTGTCTGACGGGCGATGGCGGGATTCAGATGAATATCCAAGAATTGACGACGCTCGCACAGGATAAAATCCCTTTGAAAATAGCTGTTTTTAACAATGGCTTTCTCGGCATGGTGCGTCAGTGGCAGGAGCTTTTTTACAATAAAAATTATTCGTCTACTCCGCTCCTGAATCCCGACTTCGTGAAGCTCGCCGAAGCTTGCGGTATCAAGGCTTTTCGCGTGACAAAAGTTTCCGAGGCGCTCGCCATCACGCAAAAGGCGGCGAAAACTCCTGGTCCAGTCTTGGTCGAGTATCTCATCGAGCCTGAGGAAAATGTTTTCCCGATGGTCGCACCGGGCGATGCGCTGAAAAATACGCGAATAAAATAA
- a CDS encoding co-chaperone GroES — translation MSKIQPVNDYILIEPEKAKEKTASGIFIPDTADKEKPQQAKVIAVGPGKIGDDNERIAPSVKPGDTILYSKYGPTEVKIGADEYFFIQDSDVIAILK, via the coding sequence ATGTCCAAAATCCAACCAGTCAACGACTACATTTTGATTGAGCCCGAAAAGGCCAAAGAAAAAACTGCCAGTGGGATTTTCATTCCCGACACAGCGGACAAAGAAAAACCGCAACAGGCAAAAGTCATCGCCGTCGGTCCAGGCAAAATCGGCGACGACAACGAGCGCATCGCCCCTTCGGTAAAACCGGGAGACACGATTCTGTATTCGAAATACGGCCCGACCGAGGTGAAAATTGGCGCAGACGAATATTTTTTCATCCAGGATTCGGATGTGATTGCGATTTTGAAATGA
- the groL gene encoding chaperonin GroEL (60 kDa chaperone family; promotes refolding of misfolded polypeptides especially under stressful conditions; forms two stacked rings of heptamers to form a barrel-shaped 14mer; ends can be capped by GroES; misfolded proteins enter the barrel where they are refolded when GroES binds) has protein sequence MPKDIIFSEDARKKLFAGVTKLADAVRITMGPKGRNVILEKSYGSPTITNDGVTIAKEIDLEDKFENMGAEMVKEVASKTNDAAGDGTTTATVLAHAIIAEGLKYLTAGANAMNLKNGIAKATQAVVAELGKLAEPVKTKEQQKQVATISAQNEEVGEIIADVLEKVGENGVITVEEGQTMGLEVEVVEGMQFDNGYISAYFITNTQNLKAEFADAKILITDKKISSIQEILPLLEKLAKSGQKELVIIAENVEGEALTTLVLNKLRGGFTTLAVKAPGFGERRKEMLKDVAALTGGKVISEELGLKLENVEVSDLGSAAKVISDKETTIIVDGKGNKKEIAARVAAIRGELETSTSDFDKEKLTERLAKLTGGVGVIKVGAATEVEQKEKQHRVEDAVEATKAAVEEGIVAGGGVALIRAKKVLEKLIEAEEDADIKSGLKIVSKALEIPVRQIAENAGEDGGAILAKISESKTKHFGFDAAKGKFVDMVAVGIIDPKKVTRSALENASSIAGIFLTTEAAIAEKPKKDEPTPPMGGGMGGMGGMM, from the coding sequence ATGCCAAAAGACATCATCTTCTCCGAGGACGCACGCAAAAAACTTTTCGCGGGCGTGACCAAGCTCGCCGACGCGGTGCGCATCACGATGGGGCCGAAAGGTCGCAATGTCATTCTCGAAAAATCCTACGGCTCGCCAACCATCACGAATGACGGCGTGACCATCGCGAAAGAAATCGACCTCGAAGACAAATTCGAAAACATGGGCGCCGAGATGGTGAAAGAAGTCGCGAGCAAGACGAATGACGCCGCCGGTGACGGCACGACGACGGCGACCGTCCTCGCCCACGCCATCATCGCGGAAGGCTTGAAATACTTGACCGCCGGTGCGAACGCGATGAATCTCAAGAATGGAATCGCGAAAGCGACTCAAGCGGTCGTCGCGGAACTCGGAAAATTGGCGGAACCGGTCAAGACGAAAGAGCAGCAAAAACAGGTCGCGACGATCTCCGCGCAAAATGAAGAGGTCGGCGAAATCATCGCGGATGTGCTGGAGAAAGTCGGCGAAAACGGCGTAATCACGGTCGAGGAAGGTCAGACGATGGGACTCGAGGTCGAAGTCGTCGAAGGTATGCAATTCGACAATGGCTATATTTCAGCGTATTTCATCACGAACACACAGAACCTGAAGGCGGAATTCGCGGACGCGAAAATCTTAATCACGGACAAAAAGATTTCTTCGATTCAGGAAATCCTACCACTGCTCGAGAAGCTCGCGAAGTCTGGGCAAAAAGAACTCGTCATCATCGCCGAGAATGTCGAGGGCGAAGCACTCACGACGCTCGTGCTAAATAAATTGCGCGGCGGCTTCACGACGCTCGCGGTGAAAGCGCCGGGCTTCGGCGAACGCCGCAAAGAAATGCTCAAAGATGTCGCTGCCCTGACTGGTGGAAAAGTGATTTCGGAAGAGCTCGGTTTGAAATTGGAGAATGTCGAAGTGAGCGATCTCGGCAGTGCGGCGAAAGTAATTTCTGACAAAGAGACAACCATCATCGTCGATGGCAAAGGTAATAAAAAGGAAATCGCCGCGCGCGTCGCCGCGATTCGCGGAGAGCTCGAAACTTCGACCAGCGATTTCGACAAGGAAAAACTGACGGAGCGCTTGGCGAAATTGACCGGCGGTGTCGGCGTGATCAAGGTCGGCGCGGCGACGGAAGTCGAACAAAAGGAAAAACAGCACCGCGTCGAGGACGCTGTCGAGGCGACGAAAGCCGCAGTCGAAGAAGGCATCGTCGCGGGCGGCGGTGTCGCACTCATCCGCGCGAAAAAAGTTTTGGAAAAATTGATTGAAGCTGAGGAAGACGCCGACATCAAAAGCGGTTTGAAAATTGTTTCCAAAGCACTCGAAATCCCTGTCCGCCAAATCGCCGAAAATGCGGGTGAAGACGGCGGCGCAATTTTGGCTAAAATCTCCGAGTCGAAAACGAAGCACTTCGGCTTCGATGCTGCGAAAGGTAAATTCGTCGACATGGTCGCAGTCGGCATCATCGATCCGAAAAAAGTGACGCGCTCGGCACTGGAGAATGCGAGCTCAATCGCCGGAATTTTCCTGACGACTGAAGCTGCCATCGCCGAGAAGCCGAAGAAAGATGAGCCGACTCCGCCGATGGGCGGCGGGATGGGAGGCATGGGCGGGATGATGTAG
- a CDS encoding pilin, which produces MRRIFLLATLLLSLSIQPTLAGEGVGLLESASKIGLVVTCPEGAVGCVDKGMGGEAYSITGTQNFILKLVGGLLNFVALIAVVMLIIVALRLVLAHGNQEALATAKKQIIWTIAGLFIIILSLLLVKNITQKAYEIAAVDDTGSTSSEVTDEGGGITEEDIVDSPAPCSTSTLPLDVPTSCFLGEITGTQYSSGTNSCKAIETALKSICDKLGVSSCSVTNIQAAVSGYYYVSGHPETKLPDNCSQADGDYGQCTRTAIQNALAAKNIGCGSSDSTVVEAGTEAGTEAGTEAGTETGTDAGTDAGTDTGTDTGTEVVDETPKIQCHIYTKQDPTGAATDVVFVTDASQCECLDGYEVTGSDDRGVFCEADPGWFS; this is translated from the coding sequence TTGCGCAGAATTTTTCTTCTCGCCACGCTCTTGCTTTCGCTCTCGATCCAGCCGACTTTGGCGGGGGAGGGGGTTGGGCTTTTGGAATCGGCGAGTAAGATCGGTCTCGTCGTCACTTGTCCGGAAGGTGCGGTGGGTTGTGTGGACAAAGGCATGGGCGGTGAAGCTTATTCAATCACAGGCACCCAAAATTTTATTTTGAAATTAGTCGGCGGTTTACTGAATTTTGTTGCGCTCATTGCAGTCGTGATGTTGATTATCGTAGCGCTTCGGCTCGTGCTGGCACACGGTAATCAGGAAGCTCTGGCGACTGCCAAAAAGCAAATTATTTGGACAATTGCAGGTCTCTTCATAATTATTCTCTCGCTTTTGCTTGTCAAAAATATCACGCAGAAGGCTTATGAAATTGCGGCAGTGGATGATACAGGCAGCACATCTTCTGAGGTCACGGATGAAGGTGGTGGTATCACCGAAGAGGATATTGTGGACTCGCCGGCACCATGTTCGACTTCGACGCTACCGCTAGATGTTCCGACATCTTGTTTTCTCGGCGAAATTACAGGCACACAGTATTCGTCTGGCACGAATAGCTGCAAAGCGATTGAGACAGCATTGAAATCAATTTGCGACAAGCTTGGAGTTTCTTCGTGTAGTGTTACCAATATTCAAGCAGCAGTAAGTGGCTATTATTATGTCTCGGGTCATCCAGAGACAAAGCTGCCGGATAATTGTTCGCAGGCAGATGGAGACTACGGTCAGTGCACGCGGACAGCGATTCAGAATGCACTCGCCGCGAAAAATATTGGTTGCGGATCTTCAGATTCAACTGTTGTTGAAGCTGGAACTGAAGCTGGAACTGAAGCTGGAACTGAAGCTGGAACTGAGACTGGAACTGACGCCGGAACTGACGCCGGAACTGACACCGGAACTGACACCGGAACTGAGGTCGTTGATGAAACGCCTAAAATTCAGTGTCATATCTACACCAAACAAGATCCAACAGGAGCCGCAACAGATGTTGTTTTTGTCACAGATGCATCTCAGTGTGAATGTTTGGATGGATACGAAGTGACTGGTTCAGACGATCGGGGAGTTTTTTGTGAAGCCGATCCAGGCTGGTTTTCTTAG
- a CDS encoding PKD domain-containing protein, translating into MKIFRTLTSLATFLILVSPAFADLSVTSDELTIQPANGVVQGKVVKIYTTVNNSGAADLIGTVKFFVDGAQIATDQPVSVKAGSVPDEVFVNWTALAGTHKIAAQIFPGDTTTDDGSNNYVEKTFFVDSDTDGDGAGDAVDVDDDNDGSNDDTENSTGTNPKKYDTDGDGVNDAKDVFPLDPTEWEDTDKDGIGNNADADDDGEGLPDTAELTLGTDPLNPDTDGDGAEQCNDLLDKFPLMSAECVDTDGDGCGDNSDPNPQDSKICSDADKDGVDDSIDGDDDNDGHPDAEDAFPNDPNEWLDSDHDGLGDNADTDDANQGPVVVAEGDRTVIIGEEVFFDASTSTDPDGQITAYAWDFGDGTTVDTPKAMHIYQKVGEYLVKLKVTDNVGESRVKTALVVVENSPLLEQILLWLMILLLLIFLYIFWKTVQHKKQPR; encoded by the coding sequence ATGAAAATTTTTCGCACTCTTACCAGCCTTGCCACCTTCCTTATTTTGGTGAGTCCGGCTTTCGCTGATCTCTCGGTCACGAGCGATGAGCTGACGATCCAACCGGCGAATGGCGTGGTTCAGGGCAAAGTCGTCAAAATCTATACGACCGTCAATAACTCCGGTGCCGCCGACTTGATTGGCACAGTTAAATTTTTTGTTGATGGCGCACAAATTGCGACTGACCAGCCGGTGAGCGTGAAGGCGGGGAGCGTACCGGATGAGGTTTTCGTCAATTGGACGGCGCTGGCCGGGACACACAAAATCGCGGCGCAAATTTTCCCGGGCGATACGACGACGGATGATGGCTCCAATAATTATGTCGAGAAAACATTTTTTGTCGATTCAGATACTGATGGTGACGGCGCTGGCGATGCGGTCGATGTCGATGACGACAATGACGGCTCAAATGACGACACCGAAAACTCGACTGGTACAAATCCGAAGAAATATGACACGGATGGTGATGGCGTGAATGATGCGAAAGATGTTTTTCCGCTTGATCCGACGGAATGGGAGGACACGGACAAGGACGGGATTGGCAACAACGCTGACGCCGATGACGACGGCGAGGGCTTGCCCGACACGGCTGAATTGACTCTCGGTACGGATCCGCTCAATCCTGACACGGATGGCGATGGCGCCGAGCAATGCAATGACTTGCTCGACAAATTTCCGCTCATGAGTGCGGAGTGTGTCGATACAGACGGTGACGGTTGCGGCGATAATTCCGATCCGAATCCGCAAGACTCCAAAATCTGCTCGGACGCTGACAAAGACGGCGTGGATGACAGCATCGATGGCGATGACGACAACGACGGACATCCCGACGCTGAAGACGCTTTTCCTAACGACCCAAACGAATGGCTCGACAGCGACCATGATGGACTCGGTGACAATGCTGACACCGATGACGCGAATCAAGGACCGGTGGTCGTCGCCGAAGGCGATCGTACTGTGATTATCGGCGAAGAAGTTTTTTTCGATGCCTCGACTTCGACGGATCCCGATGGACAAATCACCGCCTATGCTTGGGATTTCGGTGACGGCACGACTGTCGATACGCCTAAGGCGATGCACATTTACCAAAAAGTCGGCGAGTATCTCGTGAAATTAAAAGTCACCGACAATGTGGGTGAGAGTCGCGTGAAAACTGCGCTCGTCGTAGTCGAGAATTCACCGCTGCTCGAGCAAATTTTGCTCTGGCTGATGATCCTGCTGCTGCTGATTTTCCTCTACATCTTCTGGAAAACCGTCCAGCACAAGAAGCAGCCGCGTTGA